The following DNA comes from Desulfuromonadales bacterium.
GCAATCCGAATGTGGCCTACCTGCTGCTCATGCTCGGTATCCTCGGCATCTTCTTCGAGATCTCCCAGCCGGGTGTCATTCTGCCGGGGGCTATCGGCGCCATCGCCCTGCTGCTCGCCTTCTATGCCTTCCAGACCCTGCCCGTGAACTATGCCGGGGTGCTGTTGATCCTGCTCGCTTTCGTCCTCTTCGTCCTCGAAATCAAGGTGGCTTCCTACGGCATGTTGACGGTGGGAGGGATTATCGCCCTGGCCCTCGGTTCGCTGATGCTGATCGAGAGTTCCGAACCGTATCTGCAGATTTCCCGGGTGGTCATCCTCGCTACCGTCTCCGTCTCTGCGGGCTTCTTTTCCCTGGTTCTCTGGTTCGTCGTGCGCTCCCAGCGTACCCGTTTCGTCTCCGGTTCCGAAGGGATGGCGGGTGAACGGGGCGTCGCCGATACCGACATCCACCCCGAGGGGCGGGTCTTCGTCCATGGCGAATATTGGGACGCCTTCAGTACTGAGCCGATCGGCAAGGGCGAGCGGATCGAGGTGATTCAAGTGGCGGAGAATTTGAGGCTGCAGGTCAAGAAAGTTAATGAGCAGGAACCTGGTTTCAGGAATCAGAAAAATTCAGCAACCTGAGGCCTGACTCCTGATCCCTGAAACCTAATAGCCGGAGGTTGAGAAATGATCCCTGTCAGTCTGATTGGCTCGGCCGTGGTCGTGGCCATGGTTGCTTTCATCATCGCCAACGCAGTCAAGGTTCTCATCGAGTACGAGCGCGGGGTCGTCTTCCGCCTCGGCCGCTTCGCGGGCGTCAAGGGGCCGGGGCTGCGTTTCATCATCCCGGTAGTCGACAAATTGATCAAGGTCAGTTTGCGCACCGTGGCGATGGATGTGCCGCCCCAGGACGTCATCACCAAGGACAACGTCTCGGTCAAGGTCAACGCGGTCCTCTATTTTCGGGTGGTGGCGCCGGAGAAGGCCCTGATCCAGGTGGAGAATTACCTCTACGCCACCAGCCAGCTGGCGCAAACGACGCTGCGCAGTGTGCTCGGCCAGTCGGAACTGGACGAGTTGCTGGCCCATCGCGACAAGATCAACCAGGAGTTGCAGCATATCCTCGACCGGCAGACCGATGCCTGGGGAATCAAGATCTCCAACGTCGAAGTCAAGCACATCGACCTGCCCGTCGAGATGCAGCGCGCCATGGCGCGGCAGGCCGAGGCCGAGCGGGAACGCCGTTCCAAAGTCATCCACGCCGAAGGGGAGTTCCAGGCCTCGCAGAAACTGGCCGACGCCGCCGGCGTGATTTCCACCCAATCGGGGGCGCTGCAGCTGCGCTTTCTGCAGACTCTCACCGAGATTGCCACGGAGAAGAACTCGACGATCATCTTTCCTGTCCCGATTGACCTGATCCGGCCCTTCGTCGAGAAGGCGTTCAAGAAGTCGGAATAAGCCGCAATCAGGCGATTTTAGGGGTGTTTTGGGATTTATTTAGACATATGTTATGGGGTTGCGAAATGTGGGAATATATGTGAATGAGGGTAATGATTGTATTGGGAAATCAATGGTTTATAAAATCAAACAATATTTTACCTTGACAGGTTGAATGCCCTTTGCTAGATGTTGAACTGCTCAAACGGGGCTCTAAGTATTTAGAAATGCTAAAAAAATTCATTTTAAATAAAAGTTTATTTTTCTTGTATCTGTTTTATTTTGAGTAAAAATTGACGAGTTTTCGGGGAATCGGCAGGCTCTGGAGGAGTTTTGATGGAAATCAGGAAGTTCAAGAAAGTCATGGCGGCGAATCGCGGAGAGATCGCTATCCGCATCTTTCGGGCGTGCACCGAGCTGGGGATCAAGACTCTGGCCGTCTACTCGGAAGAGGACAAGATTTCGCTGCACCGGTACAAGGCGGATGAGGCTTATCTGATCGGCAAAGGGAAAGGGCCGATCGACGCCTACCTGGGGATCGAGGAAATCATCGACCTTGCCCGCAAGAAGGGAGTCGACGCCATTCATCCCGGCTACGGCTTCCTGTCAGAAAACCCCGAATTCGCCGAGGCCTGCGAGCGCGCCGGCATCGTCTTCATCGGCCCGACCCCCGAGATCCAGCGCAAACTCGGCGACAAGGTCGCCGCCCGCAGCGTGGCGATCGAGGCCGGCGTGCCGGTGGTTCCGGGGACTGCCAAACCGGTGACCAGCGAAGAGGAGGCGCTGCTTTTCGCCAAGGAGTGCGGCTATCCGATCATCGTCAAGGCGGCGGCCGGCGGCGGCGGCCGCGGCATGCGCGTCGCCCGCAGCCAGCGGGAGCTGCTCGAGGGGCTCAAGAGCGCGGCATCCGAGGCCAAGGCCGCCTTCGGCAACGCCTCGGTTTTTCTGGAAAAGTACATCGAGAACCCCAAGCATGTCGAAGTGCAGATCATGGGGGACAAGTACGGCAACGTCGTCCATTTCTACGAGCGCGACTGCTCCATCCAGCGCCGCCACCAGAAGGTAATCGAGCTCGCCCCTTCCCCCTACCTCAGCGAAAAGAAGCGCAAGGAAGTCTGCGCCCTGGCAATGAAGATCGCCGAATCGGTGGGCTACGTCAACGCCGGCACCGTCGAGTTTCTCATGGACCAGGCGGAGAACTTCTACTTCATCGAGACCAACCCGCGCATCCAGGTGGAGCACACCGTCACCGAGCTGGTGACCATGCGCAACCTGGTGCAGACCCAGATCAAGGTGGCCGAAGGGTACCGGCTCGCCGACCCCGAGATCGGTATCAAGAGCCAGAAGGATATCGAGCTGCGCGGCTATGCCATCCAGTGCCGGGTGACCACCGAGGACCCGGCGAACAACTTCGCGCCCGATTTCGGCACCATCAAGGCGTTCCGTACCGCCGCCGGCTTCGGCGTGCGCCTCGATGCCGGCAACGGCTACGCCGGGGCGCAGATCACCCCCCACTACGATTCGCTGCTGGTCAAGATATCGACCTGGGGCCTGACCTTCGACGACGCTCGTCGCAGCATGCACCGGGCGCTGCAGGAGTTCCGCATCCGCGGGGTGAAGACCAACATCGGCTTTCTCGAAAACGTCGTCACCCACTCCGTCTTCCTCAAAGGGAAGTGCGACACCTCCTATCTCGACAACCACCCGGAGCTGTTCGTTATCCGCGAGAAGAAGGACCGGGCGACCAAGCTGCTGCGCTTCATCGGACACACGGTGGTCAACGGCTATCCGGGGATCAAGCCGGAAAAGGCACTGCATTTTCGCGATCTGCGCGAACCGGAGGTCCCCGAGATTCCCTACGGCACCCAGCGTCCCCGCGGCACCCGCGACATCCTGCTGGAGAAGGGGCCGGCCGGCCTCGCCGAGTGGGCGCGCAAGGAGAAGCGGCTCCTCATCACCGACACCACCATGCGCGACGCCCACCAGTCGCTGATGGCGACGCGCTTCCGCACCTTCGACCTCGACCGCATCGCCGAGGCGACCAGCTACCTGGGCGGCGGTCTCTTCTCCCTCGAGATGTGGGGCGGCGCCACCTTCGATGTATCCATGCGCTTTTTGCGCGAGGACCCCTGGGAACGCCTCGACCGGCTGCGGCAGCAGGTTCCGAACATCCTTTTCCAGATGCTGCTGCGCGGTTCCAACGCCGTCGGCTACACCAACTACCCGGACAATGTCGTTCAGGAATTCGTCGCCAAGGCAGCCAAAAGCGGCATCGACATCTTCCGCGTCTTCGACTCGCTCAACTGGACCCGGGGGATGCGGGTGGCGATGGAGGCGGTGCGCCAGAACAACGCCGTCTGCGAGGCGGCAATGTGCTACACCGGCGACATCCTCGACCCCAAGCGCGACAAGTATCCCCTCAAGTACTACGTCGATCTGGCCAAAGAGCTCGAGAAGATGGGCGCCCATATCCTGGCGATCAAGGATATGGCCGGCCTGCTCAAGCCTTTCGCCGCCGAAAAGCTGGTCAAGGCGCTCAAGCATGAAATCGGCATCCCGATCCATCTGCATACCCACGATACCTCGAGCAACGGCGGGGCGATGCTGATGATGGCCGCCCAGGCCGGCGTCGACATCGTCGATACGGCGCTCTCCTCGGTTTCGGGCCTCACCGCCCAGCCGAACATGAACGCCCTGCTCGCCGCTCTCAAGGGGAGCATCTGGGATCCGAAGCTCGACGAGGTGGGTCTGCAGCGGCTCGCCAACTACTGGGAGACGGTGCGCACCTACTATGCCCCCTTCGAGTCGGAGCTGCGCAGCGGCACCGCCCAGGTCTACTATCACGAGATTCCCGGCGGCCAGTACTCCAACTACAAGCCGCAGGTCGAAGGCCTCGGTCTCGGCCACCGCTGGGAGGAGTGCAAGGAGATGTACCGGCAGGTCAACGACATGTTCGGCGACCTGGTCAAGGTGACCCCTTCCTCCAAGATCGTCGGCGACATGGCGATGTTCATGGTGCAGAACAATCTGCAGCCCAAGGACGTTTTCGAACGCGGGGCGGAGCTGACCTTCCCGCAGGGGGTGGTCGACTTCTTCAAGGGGATGATCGGCCAGCCCTACGGCGGCTTCCCCGAAAAGCTGCAGAAGGTCATCCTCAAGGGGGAGGAGCCCCTGACCTGCCGTCCCGGCGAACTGCTCGAGCCGGTCGATTTCGCCGCCAAAAAAGCGGCGGTGGAAAAGAAGGTCGGCCACGCCATCAGTGACCGCGAGACCCTTTCGGCGACGCTCTACCCCGGCGTCTACGAGGAGTTCGACCGGCACCGCCAGGAGTATTCCGATACCTCGGTGCTGCCGACGCCGGTCTTCTTCTACGGCCTCGGGGTCGGCGACGAAACGAGCATCGACATCGAGCCGGGCAAGACCCTGATCCTCAAGCTCAATGCCGTCGGCAGCCTGCAGAAGGACGCCACCCGCAACATCTACTTCGAGCTCAACGGCGAGCCTCGCCAGGTCACCGTGCAGGACCTCTCGGTGAAGAGCGAGGAGGCGACGCATCGCAAGGCCGACGCCGGCAACCCCAAAGAGGTCGGGGCGCCGATGCCGGGCAAGGTCTTCAAGATCCTGGTCAACGTCGGCGACGAGGTCAAGGCGGGCGACACCCTGCTCTCGACCGAGGCGATGAAGATGGAGACCAACGTCAAGGCCAAGGAGGACGGCAAGGTGGTCGACATCTTCTTCAAGGAAGGGGCACAGGTACAGCAGGGCGACCTGCTGGTGGTGCTCGAATAGTTGGATTTGCCGCAGTTTTCCGGTTGGAGAGAAAAGGCCGGGCCCGCAAGGGTCCGGCCTTTTCATTTGCGAGCAGGGCAGGTGAGGGTCAACTCGCCGGTTCGAGTTTGGCGAGCGCTTTGCCGAGGTGGGTCCGGATGGCGGCGCTGTCGGTCAGCAGGAGCGCCTCGCGGGCTGTCTTGCGGGCGGATTTGAGGTCGAGGTTGCGCAGAAACGCCTTGGTGCGGGGAATGAACGGGGCCGGCATGGAGAATTCGCGGATGCCCATGCCGATCAGCAGCAGGAAGTTCATCGGGTCGGAGGCCATCTCGCCGCACAGGCAGAGTCCCTTGTCGTGCAGCGTCGCCACCTTCGCCATGTCCTGCAGCACGCGCAGAACGGCCGGGTGCAGCGGGTCGTAGTACTTCTTGACCAGTGGATTGTTGCGGTCGGCGGCGAGCAGGTACTGGACCAGGTCGTTGGTGCCGAGGGCAAAGAAGTCGACCTCGGCGGCCAGTTGCTCGGCCATGTGGACGGCGGCCGGCACTTCGATCATCACGCCGACGGGGATCGACCCGGCGAAGGGGATGCCGTCCCGACGCAGATTTTCGCACGCTTCAGCCACCACCTTGCGGCAGGCGCGCACTTCGTCCAGCCCGGAAATCATCGGAAAGAGCAGTTTAACCGGGCCGTGCAGGCCGGCCATCAGGATTGCCTCGATCTGGGTGCGGAAAATGTCGCGGTTGTCCAGCGATACCCGCACCGAGCGCCAGCCCATGAAGGGGTTGTCCTCCTTGGGTGGGCTGAAGTAGGGCAGGGCCTTGTCGCCGCCGATGTCGAGGGTGCGGATGGTCACCGGCTGGCCGGCGAACCCCTCCACCACCTTGCGGTAGAGCTGGTACTGGTCGTCGCGGTCGGGAAACTGGCCGCGCGCCATGTAGGGGAATTCGGTGCGGTAGAGGCCCACCCCTTCGGCGCCGTTGCGGCGGGCGATGTCGACGTCGCTGACCAGGCCGATGTTGGCCCGCAGCACGATCCGTTCGCCGTCCCGGGTGACAGCCGGCAGGTCGCGGAACTCCTCCAGTCGGTGCAGCTCACGGCTGCAGTCTTCCTCAAGCCGGCGGTATTCTTCGACGATGCGCGGCGGCGGGTTGACGTAGAGAGAGCCGGAGTTGGCGTCGAGGATCAGGCGGTCCTCCGGGGCGATGCTCTTGAGTGCTCCCTTGACCCCGACCAGGGCGGGGATGCCGAGGGACTTGGCCATGATCACGGCGTGCGAGTTCCGCTCGCCCGCTTCGGTGACGATGCCGCGGATCTGTTCGTGATCGAGCGCGGCCATGTCCGAGGGGAGAAGTTCGCGGGCAACCAGGATGCCGGGGTAGCGCAGGTGCAGGATGTGGTTTTCCTGCCCGACCAGATTGGCGAGCAGGCGCCGGCCGATGTCCTCCATGTCGGCGGCCCGCTCCCGCAGGTAGGCATCTTCCATGCGCTGGAAGACCTCGATGTATTCGCCCACCACTTTCTTCAGGGCGTAGGGGGCGCTGTGTCCGCTTTCAATCTCGCGCCGCAGCCGTTCAAGAAAGCCGCGGTCTTCGAGGATCATCAGGTGGGTATGGAAGATGGCGGCGTCTTCCTGGGAGAGGCGTTCGGCGACCCGCTTTTCGAGAAAGAGGGTCTGGATGCGGGTCTTCTCCAGCGCCCCCTCCAGACGCTGCAGTTCCTCTTCGGGACGGACCGCCTCTTCGTCGAGGATGTCGGCAAAGCCGAGCTGCTCGTCCAGCAGGTGGGGCGGGCCGGAGACGACGCCGGGGTAGGCGACCGTGCCGCGCAAGGCCGCCTCCCTGGTCTCTGCCGGGGCAGCTTCCCGGCTGAGCATCGACTGCCGGGTCTTTTCCAGCTCACGGGCGAAGCGGCTGCTCTCCTCCTCCTTCAGACGGATCGAGTCGAGCAGGCGGGCATTGACGACGATGGATGAGATCTGGAAGGCAATGGTCGAGAGGGCGCTGATCTCATCGGGGCGGAAGCTGCGCGGCTCCTTGGTCTGGATGACGATGACGCCGATCGGTGTCTTGCGGTCGAACAGGGGGATGCCGAGGAAGGAATGAAAGCGTTCCTCGCCGGTCTCCTTGAAGTAGCGGTAGCGCGGGTGGCTCTGCGGTTCCTGGATGGCGACGACGCGCCGTTCCTCGACGGCCAGGCCGGTGAGCCCCTCGCCGGTCCGCATGGTGACCCGGCCGACGGCCCGCCGCGACAGGCCGCGGGTGGCGCGCAGACGCAGGGTCTGCTCTTCTTCCTCGAAGAGGTAGATGGAGCAGACCTCGGTACGCATGCGCTTGGCGACCAGGGTGACGATATTATCGAGTGTTTCGTCCAGATCGTGGGACTGGAGGATGAGGGTGCTGATGTCCTCCAGGGTGGTGATGCCAAGTTGTTCGCTGGCTCGTCTGGACATGGCCGTCAGAATGGGGGCGATTGAATTGAATGGAATTTTTTCAGCATGATAACTAATGCCGAGCGGTTTGGCGACAGAAAAAAACGCCGCCCGGGGGAGAGAGGTCCCGTGCGGCGCAAAGGGGGCAGGATTCCGGTCGGATTGGAACTGCTATAACCCCAGTCATTGGGGTCTTTATTAAGCAGTATCTGTGCCAAAAACGTACTATCCGAAAAAACCCGTTCGGGGGGCTTTTTCAGGCAGGAAACGGGTGGGTGATGTTCTTGAGTGTGCCATTATTGGCGCGGCCCTGGTGGTCATAAAGGCGAAAGGCGGGCGCAAACGGCGAGAAAAAGCCATTCCGGTTGGTGCGCCAATTGTGGCGCTCTCACCGGAATGGCCTGTGTCGGTTGTGGCTCACTTGCTGAGCGTTAGGTCTTCTGGAAATCGTTGCCGCTGATGCCGTAGCGGGAGAGCAGCCGATAAAAGGTGCGGCGGGGGATCCTGGCCTGGCGGGCTGCGGCCGAGACGTTGCCGCCGGTTTCCCGCAGGTAGCGCTTGATGAGGCCGGCTTCGACCTGGCTGACATGCTTCTCACGCTCGCCGCGGAAGGTGATTTCGTTGCCGTCGTCGGTGGCTGGGCCGTGCAGCGCCAGTTCGGCGAAGATGACCGGCAGGTTTTCCAGGCGGATGACGTTGTCCTGGGTCAGAACGGCGGCCCGTTCGATGATGTTCTGCAACTCCCGGATGTTGCCCGGCCAGTGATACTGACGCATGGCCATGATGGCCCTCTCGTCGATGCCGACCAGGGTCTTGTTGACCCGGTTGCTGGCCCGTTCGAGGAAGTGGTGCAGGAGCTCCGGCAACGATTCGAGGCGGCTGCGCAGCGGCGGCATGGTGATGGTGAAGACATTGATGCGGTAGAAGAGGTCTTCGCGGAACCAGCCGTCCTTCACCCCTGCCTCGAGATTCTTGTTGGTGGCGGCGATGAGGCGGACGTCGACGCGCACCGCACCGTTGCCGCCGACCGGCCGGATCTCTCCTGAATCGAGCACCCGCAGCAGCTCCGCCTGAAGCTTGGGGGTGATGTCGCCGATTTCGTCGAGAAAAATGGTGCCGCCGTTTGCCGCTTCGAACAGCCCCTTTTTGTCGGCGACGGCGCCGGTGAAGGACCCCTTCTTGTGGCCGAAGAGTTCGCTCTCCAGCAGGCTGTCGGTCAGGGTGGTGCAGTTGACGGCCACCAGCGGCTTGTCCGAACGATGGCTGTGCTGGTGGATGGCCCGGGCGGTCAGCTCCTTGCCGGTGCCGCTTTCGCCGCGAATGAGAACCGTGGTCGGGGTCGGGCCGACCTGGCGGATCAGAGCGAGAACCTGGACGGTCCGCGGGTCTTTGCCGATGATGTCGCCGTCGCCGTATTCATGGGCGAGAGCCCGCTGGGCCAGCTCATATTTCTGGGCCAGCAGTCCCCGGTCCTCCTCGAGGCGCTTGAGCGAATAGGGGAGGCACATTTCCCGTTCGGCCAGTCCCTGGTAGACCGCTACCGCGTGTTCCCGACAGGTGGGGTAGCCGCAGGCGCCGCAGTCGAGTTCGTCACGCTCGACGAACTTGTTGGTCGACTGCAGGATCTGGCGGATGCTTTCGCCGCTCGGCGGCTCGAGGCGCTTGTACTTGTTGGTGAAGCGGCGGCGCATGTCGGGCAGAGGACCGGCAGTGCTGTAGTGCGGCGTGGTGGCGTAGGGTATCTCGCGGCTGCCGAAATACTTGAGAATCAGGTTGCGTTTGGAGAAGGTGGTCAGGCGGTTGTTCTTGCCGGGGCCGCCGATGCAGCCGCCGTTGCAGAAGCGCAGGTCGACCAGCCGCGGGGTGATGCGTCCGGCCGCCAGATCCTTGATGATATCGAGGGCACTTTCCTCGCCTTCGGTGGAAACAAAGTCGGGATTGAAGAAATCGCTCTGCACGTCAAAGGCCTCGAAGGGTCCGCGGGAAACGGAGAAAAGCCGTCCCCGTCCGGGGGCGAGACCTTCGAAGGGGCTGTCGGCGAGCCGGGTCAGGTCGACGCCTGCCTCGCGCAGCATCTGGTTGAGCTCCTTGTAGGTCAGTACCACATCGATCGCACCGGCTACCGGCTCGGCTTCGATCTCGAACTTGCCGGCGATGCACGAGCTGATATAAACGACGCGAGTTTTTTTGCCGTTGCGAGCCTTGATGAAGCGGCCGATGGCGACCATCGGCGAAACGACCCCCATCAGGTTGCGGAGCAATTGGGGATAGTGGCGTTCGATCAGGTCGACGATCGTCGGGCAGTGGGTGGAAATCATCGGCAGGCCGCCCGGTTCCTCGATGAGGCGGGCGTACTGCTCGCGGATCAGCTCGACGCCGCTCGTCCCCTCGTGGACCTCGCTGAAGCCGAGACGCTTGATGCCGGCCACCAACTGGCCGGCGCGGACGTCGTTGAAGAAGGCCGGGAAGCTGCAGCCGAGCACCGCCACCACTTCGTGGCCGGCCAGCAGGCGCCGGGTTTCCTCGATGCAGTCGGCGATGATCTTGGCCTGCTGCGAGCAGACCTTGATGCACTTGCCGCAGCCGATGCAGCGATCGTGAATGACCTCGGCGCAGTCCTGCTTGACCTTGATCGCCTTGACCGGGCAGTTGCGGACGCAGGCGTAGCATTTACGGCAGCGTTCCTTGACCGTGGTGATCGGACCCATGGGGACTCCTGGGGGCAATGGATGAAAGGGAGGGACGGGGCGATTGTGCCATTAATGGCACGGAGAGTCAACGGGAAAAGAAGACACGGGAAAGGCAGGCCCGAGGCCCGAGGCTAAAGGCGAGCCGGTTTTCCCTCGTGCCTTTTGCCTTGTGCCTCGCCTCTAAAATTCCCTGAACTTCCCCACCTCTCCGCTGAAATGGCAGGCGGCAAGGTGCCCGCCTCCCTTGTCTTCCAGGGGCGGGTAGACGCTGGCGCAGATTTCGCGGGCGTAGGGGCAGCGGGGGTGAAAGTGACAGCCGGAGGGGGGCGACAGGGGGGAGGGGACCTCGCCCTTAAGGGGGTGGCGCTTGCGGCGAGCGGGGTCGGGGACCGGCACGGCGTTGAGCAGCGCCTCGCTGTAGGGGTGGCGCGGCGCCCGGTAGAGCTCCTCGGCGTCGGCCAGCTCGACGATGCGGCCGAGGTACATGACGGCCACCCGGTCGCTCATGTGCTCGATGACCGAGAGGTCGTGGGCGATGAAGAGGTAGGTGAGGCCGAACTCCTGCTGGATATCGCGCAGCAGATTGATCACCTGGGCCTGAATGGAGAGGTCGAGGGCCGAGACCGGCTCGTCGGCGATGATCAGGTCGGGACGCACGGC
Coding sequences within:
- a CDS encoding sigma 54-interacting transcriptional regulator — protein: MGPITTVKERCRKCYACVRNCPVKAIKVKQDCAEVIHDRCIGCGKCIKVCSQQAKIIADCIEETRRLLAGHEVVAVLGCSFPAFFNDVRAGQLVAGIKRLGFSEVHEGTSGVELIREQYARLIEEPGGLPMISTHCPTIVDLIERHYPQLLRNLMGVVSPMVAIGRFIKARNGKKTRVVYISSCIAGKFEIEAEPVAGAIDVVLTYKELNQMLREAGVDLTRLADSPFEGLAPGRGRLFSVSRGPFEAFDVQSDFFNPDFVSTEGEESALDIIKDLAAGRITPRLVDLRFCNGGCIGGPGKNNRLTTFSKRNLILKYFGSREIPYATTPHYSTAGPLPDMRRRFTNKYKRLEPPSGESIRQILQSTNKFVERDELDCGACGYPTCREHAVAVYQGLAEREMCLPYSLKRLEEDRGLLAQKYELAQRALAHEYGDGDIIGKDPRTVQVLALIRQVGPTPTTVLIRGESGTGKELTARAIHQHSHRSDKPLVAVNCTTLTDSLLESELFGHKKGSFTGAVADKKGLFEAANGGTIFLDEIGDITPKLQAELLRVLDSGEIRPVGGNGAVRVDVRLIAATNKNLEAGVKDGWFREDLFYRINVFTITMPPLRSRLESLPELLHHFLERASNRVNKTLVGIDERAIMAMRQYHWPGNIRELQNIIERAAVLTQDNVIRLENLPVIFAELALHGPATDDGNEITFRGEREKHVSQVEAGLIKRYLRETGGNVSAAARQARIPRRTFYRLLSRYGISGNDFQKT
- the ptsP gene encoding phosphoenolpyruvate--protein phosphotransferase yields the protein MSRRASEQLGITTLEDISTLILQSHDLDETLDNIVTLVAKRMRTEVCSIYLFEEEEQTLRLRATRGLSRRAVGRVTMRTGEGLTGLAVEERRVVAIQEPQSHPRYRYFKETGEERFHSFLGIPLFDRKTPIGVIVIQTKEPRSFRPDEISALSTIAFQISSIVVNARLLDSIRLKEEESSRFARELEKTRQSMLSREAAPAETREAALRGTVAYPGVVSGPPHLLDEQLGFADILDEEAVRPEEELQRLEGALEKTRIQTLFLEKRVAERLSQEDAAIFHTHLMILEDRGFLERLRREIESGHSAPYALKKVVGEYIEVFQRMEDAYLRERAADMEDIGRRLLANLVGQENHILHLRYPGILVARELLPSDMAALDHEQIRGIVTEAGERNSHAVIMAKSLGIPALVGVKGALKSIAPEDRLILDANSGSLYVNPPPRIVEEYRRLEEDCSRELHRLEEFRDLPAVTRDGERIVLRANIGLVSDVDIARRNGAEGVGLYRTEFPYMARGQFPDRDDQYQLYRKVVEGFAGQPVTIRTLDIGGDKALPYFSPPKEDNPFMGWRSVRVSLDNRDIFRTQIEAILMAGLHGPVKLLFPMISGLDEVRACRKVVAEACENLRRDGIPFAGSIPVGVMIEVPAAVHMAEQLAAEVDFFALGTNDLVQYLLAADRNNPLVKKYYDPLHPAVLRVLQDMAKVATLHDKGLCLCGEMASDPMNFLLLIGMGIREFSMPAPFIPRTKAFLRNLDLKSARKTAREALLLTDSAAIRTHLGKALAKLEPAS
- a CDS encoding pyruvate carboxylase — protein: MEIRKFKKVMAANRGEIAIRIFRACTELGIKTLAVYSEEDKISLHRYKADEAYLIGKGKGPIDAYLGIEEIIDLARKKGVDAIHPGYGFLSENPEFAEACERAGIVFIGPTPEIQRKLGDKVAARSVAIEAGVPVVPGTAKPVTSEEEALLFAKECGYPIIVKAAAGGGGRGMRVARSQRELLEGLKSAASEAKAAFGNASVFLEKYIENPKHVEVQIMGDKYGNVVHFYERDCSIQRRHQKVIELAPSPYLSEKKRKEVCALAMKIAESVGYVNAGTVEFLMDQAENFYFIETNPRIQVEHTVTELVTMRNLVQTQIKVAEGYRLADPEIGIKSQKDIELRGYAIQCRVTTEDPANNFAPDFGTIKAFRTAAGFGVRLDAGNGYAGAQITPHYDSLLVKISTWGLTFDDARRSMHRALQEFRIRGVKTNIGFLENVVTHSVFLKGKCDTSYLDNHPELFVIREKKDRATKLLRFIGHTVVNGYPGIKPEKALHFRDLREPEVPEIPYGTQRPRGTRDILLEKGPAGLAEWARKEKRLLITDTTMRDAHQSLMATRFRTFDLDRIAEATSYLGGGLFSLEMWGGATFDVSMRFLREDPWERLDRLRQQVPNILFQMLLRGSNAVGYTNYPDNVVQEFVAKAAKSGIDIFRVFDSLNWTRGMRVAMEAVRQNNAVCEAAMCYTGDILDPKRDKYPLKYYVDLAKELEKMGAHILAIKDMAGLLKPFAAEKLVKALKHEIGIPIHLHTHDTSSNGGAMLMMAAQAGVDIVDTALSSVSGLTAQPNMNALLAALKGSIWDPKLDEVGLQRLANYWETVRTYYAPFESELRSGTAQVYYHEIPGGQYSNYKPQVEGLGLGHRWEECKEMYRQVNDMFGDLVKVTPSSKIVGDMAMFMVQNNLQPKDVFERGAELTFPQGVVDFFKGMIGQPYGGFPEKLQKVILKGEEPLTCRPGELLEPVDFAAKKAAVEKKVGHAISDRETLSATLYPGVYEEFDRHRQEYSDTSVLPTPVFFYGLGVGDETSIDIEPGKTLILKLNAVGSLQKDATRNIYFELNGEPRQVTVQDLSVKSEEATHRKADAGNPKEVGAPMPGKVFKILVNVGDEVKAGDTLLSTEAMKMETNVKAKEDGKVVDIFFKEGAQVQQGDLLVVLE
- a CDS encoding slipin family protein; its protein translation is MIPVSLIGSAVVVAMVAFIIANAVKVLIEYERGVVFRLGRFAGVKGPGLRFIIPVVDKLIKVSLRTVAMDVPPQDVITKDNVSVKVNAVLYFRVVAPEKALIQVENYLYATSQLAQTTLRSVLGQSELDELLAHRDKINQELQHILDRQTDAWGIKISNVEVKHIDLPVEMQRAMARQAEAERERRSKVIHAEGEFQASQKLADAAGVISTQSGALQLRFLQTLTEIATEKNSTIIFPVPIDLIRPFVEKAFKKSE